One region of Qipengyuania gaetbuli genomic DNA includes:
- a CDS encoding ABC-F family ATP-binding cassette domain-containing protein: protein MAQPPILSLEGMALQQGGKWLFGGPDHDPLDLHIGPRDRLALIGRNGVGKTTLFRMIDGRIETDAGTRKVKPHAKIVLLEQDPDLSGYKTLLDWALAGEHAPQEHEVEAIAGQLGIDMSRETKGASGGEKRRAAIARALAQDPDLLLMDEPTNHLDLGAIDWLEGWLERYRGAFVVISHDRTFLKRLTRATIWLDRGILRRKEVGFGGYEAWEEQVYAEEARAAEKLDAKLKIEAHWLERGVTARRKRNQGRLEKLWQMRAQRASMIASAGTAKLKLATEEDFKSKSVIVAENITKSYGDRPIIKPFSLRIQRGDRIGIVGANGAGKTTLLKMLTGEMQPDSGTVDIAKTLTGVMIDQQRQLLGEDKTVRQVLAEGGDWIDVRGSRKHVQGYLKEFLFDPKIVDMKVAVLSGGERSRLLLAREFAKASNLLVLDEPTNDLDLETLDLLQEVIADYEGTVLIVSHDRDFLDRTVTITLGLDGTGKVDVVAGGYEDWEAKRRQPVAGKAKKEDKAPAPTPAPPPTKPTKLSYKDQRDFELLPARIEELEAAIAKGETILSDPDLYTSDPQKFATISKGIENARAEKDAAEERWLMLAEMVEAL, encoded by the coding sequence CGGCCGCAACGGCGTCGGCAAGACCACGCTCTTCCGCATGATCGACGGGCGCATCGAAACCGATGCGGGCACGCGCAAGGTGAAGCCGCACGCCAAGATCGTGCTGCTTGAACAGGACCCGGACCTCTCGGGTTACAAGACCCTGCTCGACTGGGCGCTCGCCGGCGAGCACGCGCCGCAGGAACACGAGGTGGAGGCCATCGCCGGCCAGCTCGGCATCGACATGAGCCGCGAGACCAAGGGAGCCAGCGGGGGCGAAAAACGCCGCGCCGCCATCGCCCGCGCGCTGGCGCAGGACCCCGACCTGCTGCTCATGGACGAGCCGACCAACCACCTCGACCTCGGCGCGATCGACTGGCTGGAAGGCTGGCTCGAACGCTATCGCGGCGCCTTCGTGGTCATTAGCCACGACCGCACCTTCTTGAAGCGCCTGACCCGCGCGACCATCTGGCTCGACCGCGGCATCCTGCGGCGCAAGGAAGTGGGCTTCGGCGGCTACGAAGCGTGGGAAGAACAGGTCTATGCCGAGGAAGCGCGCGCGGCGGAAAAGCTTGATGCCAAGCTGAAGATCGAGGCCCACTGGCTCGAACGGGGCGTGACCGCGCGGCGCAAGCGCAACCAGGGACGCCTCGAAAAGCTGTGGCAGATGCGCGCCCAGCGCGCCTCGATGATCGCCAGCGCAGGCACGGCCAAGCTCAAGCTCGCCACGGAAGAAGACTTCAAGTCGAAGTCGGTCATCGTCGCCGAGAACATCACGAAATCCTATGGTGATCGCCCGATCATCAAGCCTTTCTCGCTGCGCATCCAGCGCGGCGACCGGATCGGCATCGTCGGTGCGAACGGGGCCGGCAAGACCACGCTGCTCAAGATGCTGACCGGCGAAATGCAGCCCGACAGCGGCACCGTGGACATCGCCAAGACGCTGACCGGCGTGATGATCGACCAGCAGCGCCAACTGCTCGGCGAGGACAAGACCGTGCGGCAGGTTCTGGCCGAAGGTGGCGACTGGATCGACGTGCGGGGGTCGCGCAAACACGTGCAGGGCTATCTCAAGGAGTTCCTGTTCGACCCCAAGATCGTCGACATGAAGGTCGCGGTGCTGTCGGGCGGTGAACGCAGCCGCCTGCTGCTGGCCCGCGAATTCGCCAAGGCATCGAACCTCTTGGTGCTGGACGAGCCGACCAACGATCTCGACCTCGAAACGCTCGACCTGCTGCAGGAAGTGATTGCCGATTACGAAGGCACGGTCCTCATCGTCAGCCACGATCGCGACTTCCTCGACCGCACGGTCACGATCACGCTCGGCCTCGACGGGACCGGCAAGGTGGACGTGGTCGCGGGCGGTTACGAAGATTGGGAGGCCAAGCGCCGCCAGCCGGTGGCAGGCAAGGCGAAGAAGGAAGACAAGGCCCCTGCACCCACCCCTGCTCCGCCGCCGACAAAACCGACCAAGCTGTCGTACAAGGACCAGCGCGATTTCGAGCTGCTGCCTGCGCGGATAGAGGAACTGGAAGCGGCCATCGCCAAGGGCGAGACGATCCTGTCCGACCCCGATCTTTACACCTCCGACCCGCAGAAGTTCGCGACCATCAGCAAGGGCATCGAGAATGCCCGCGCCGAAAAGGACGCAGCGGAAGAACGCTGGCTGATGCTGGCGGAAATGGTCGAGGCGCTTTGA
- a CDS encoding uracil-DNA glycosylase family protein — protein MSAERLAEEIAACRLCERHLPHGVRPVASFSPTARLLIIGQAPGSKVHASGIPWDDASGDRLREWTGLTRKQMYDPAQVALVPMGFCYPGKASGGDNPPRPECAPQWHDRVLEVLPDARLTLLVGTYAQARYLPETRKLSLAERVRNYRDYLPEYLPLPHPSWRSTMFMRANPWFEAELVPALREAVAQRIR, from the coding sequence TTGAGCGCAGAGCGGCTGGCCGAAGAGATCGCCGCCTGCCGGCTGTGCGAGCGGCACCTGCCGCACGGTGTCCGGCCGGTGGCGAGTTTCTCCCCGACGGCAAGGCTGCTGATCATCGGGCAGGCGCCGGGTTCGAAGGTCCATGCAAGCGGCATCCCGTGGGACGATGCGAGCGGCGACCGCCTTCGCGAATGGACCGGCCTGACCCGCAAGCAGATGTACGATCCTGCGCAGGTCGCGCTCGTGCCGATGGGTTTCTGCTACCCAGGCAAGGCCAGCGGCGGGGACAATCCCCCGCGCCCCGAATGCGCGCCGCAATGGCACGACCGCGTGCTGGAGGTCTTGCCCGACGCCCGGCTGACCTTGCTCGTCGGCACTTATGCGCAGGCGCGTTACCTTCCCGAAACGCGCAAGCTCTCGCTGGCAGAGCGCGTTCGGAATTACCGCGACTATCTTCCGGAATATCTCCCCCTGCCCCACCCCTCGTGGCGCAGCACGATGTTCATGCGCGCCAATCCTTGGTTCGAGGCAGAGCTCGTGCCCGCCCTGCGCGAGGCTGTGGCTCAGCGGATCCGGTAG
- a CDS encoding DUF6456 domain-containing protein produces MPRELVERELTETGVCDRGSEKPVKRTVTVNLAESPLSWLHTRGHLDDRLFDAGERLRLDYERAQLSPGVTMRWDPVRVDGGGGDGMTPTERQIAAKARFDGAMAEAGSGLSDVLWRVVCGCESLPEAEKGLGWPVRSGKLVLKLALDRVAGFYRIR; encoded by the coding sequence ATGCCCCGCGAACTGGTCGAACGAGAATTGACGGAAACCGGCGTCTGTGATCGAGGCTCGGAAAAGCCCGTAAAACGAACCGTAACGGTAAATCTCGCGGAGAGCCCTCTTTCCTGGCTCCATACTCGGGGACATCTGGACGACCGGCTCTTCGATGCCGGGGAGCGACTGAGGCTAGATTACGAGCGGGCCCAGCTTTCGCCTGGCGTTACCATGCGCTGGGATCCGGTGCGCGTGGACGGCGGCGGCGGTGACGGCATGACGCCAACCGAGCGCCAGATCGCGGCCAAGGCGCGGTTCGACGGGGCGATGGCCGAAGCGGGCAGCGGCCTGTCCGATGTCCTGTGGCGCGTGGTCTGCGGCTGCGAGAGCCTGCCCGAAGCGGAGAAGGGCCTCGGCTGGCCGGTGCGCAGCGGGAAGCTGGTGCTGAAGCTGGCGCTCGACCGCGTGGCGGGCTTCTACCGGATCCGCTGA
- a CDS encoding helix-turn-helix transcriptional regulator, whose product MINRIRDIRKQKGWTLADLAEACVPPTTPQTVGRLETGMRNLSLKWMDRIAAALEVEPEVLVRSENAEHPQVVASLGRDGPEALETTRDAILATDLGGSGSLMVLTIDYPHGEYRPGDQLWLRQIAPEDAARAVNRDVLVPKKAGRFAFGRLIDRQGSLVGILPPGHGEKQQVVDGPAWIGVAEMLVRRL is encoded by the coding sequence GTGATCAACCGCATCCGCGATATCCGCAAGCAGAAGGGCTGGACGCTGGCCGACCTCGCCGAAGCCTGCGTGCCCCCGACCACCCCGCAGACGGTCGGACGCCTGGAAACCGGAATGCGCAACCTGTCGCTCAAGTGGATGGACCGGATCGCCGCCGCGCTGGAGGTGGAGCCCGAAGTGCTGGTGCGTTCGGAAAATGCCGAACACCCGCAAGTGGTCGCCAGCCTCGGTCGTGACGGGCCAGAAGCGCTGGAGACGACGCGCGATGCGATCCTTGCCACCGACCTCGGCGGCAGCGGTTCGCTGATGGTGCTGACGATCGATTATCCCCACGGCGAATACCGGCCTGGCGACCAGCTATGGCTACGACAGATCGCGCCCGAAGACGCCGCCCGCGCCGTCAACCGCGACGTGCTGGTACCGAAGAAGGCGGGCCGCTTCGCCTTCGGTCGGCTTATCGACCGGCAGGGCAGCCTCGTCGGCATCCTTCCGCCGGGACATGGCGAAAAGCAGCAGGTCGTCGATGGACCTGCCTGGATCGGGGTCGCCGAAATGCTGGTCCGCCGGCTGTGA
- a CDS encoding glycosyltransferase, whose protein sequence is MSDTPKRRVLVLSTLWPNEAHPRFGTFVARSIEALARETSWQPVVINPIGLPPVVFGRYKTVRDAAVSGPEKGVEVHRPVFRLLPKVGGRLNPALIASSVMPLARTLHEAAPFDLVDAQFFYPDGPAAMRIAGELGLPFSVKARGADIHYWGARSYGLAALRETADKAAGVLAVSDALADDMAALGMQREKITIHRTGLDRDRFRPLGHTQLRTRLAEELGIPLSKDDQLLATVGALIERKGQALVIKALGDLPEARLLLVGKGEDEASLRALARSEGVTDRVHFLGSLDHDLLPLVLSAADAMVLPSASEGLANAWIEALACGTPIVITDAGGAREVIDTPVAGVIVARRTEAVREGIRLVLQNRRPPEEVAACVKEYSWEANGRALGAHYDRLFEG, encoded by the coding sequence GTGAGCGATACGCCGAAACGCCGGGTTCTCGTCCTTTCGACGCTCTGGCCGAACGAGGCGCACCCGCGCTTCGGTACTTTCGTCGCCCGCTCGATCGAGGCGCTCGCACGCGAAACCAGCTGGCAACCCGTGGTCATCAATCCCATCGGCCTGCCGCCCGTGGTCTTCGGCCGCTACAAGACCGTGCGCGATGCGGCGGTGAGCGGACCGGAAAAGGGCGTCGAGGTCCACCGGCCCGTTTTCCGCCTGCTGCCGAAAGTGGGCGGCAGGCTCAATCCCGCACTTATCGCCTCGTCCGTGATGCCGCTCGCCCGAACGCTCCATGAGGCGGCGCCCTTCGACCTGGTCGATGCACAGTTCTTCTACCCGGACGGACCGGCCGCCATGCGTATCGCGGGCGAGCTGGGCCTGCCCTTTTCGGTTAAGGCGCGCGGGGCGGACATCCATTACTGGGGCGCACGCAGCTATGGCCTCGCAGCGCTGCGCGAAACGGCGGACAAGGCGGCGGGCGTGCTCGCCGTGTCCGACGCGCTGGCAGACGACATGGCCGCGCTCGGAATGCAGCGCGAGAAGATCACGATCCACCGGACCGGCCTCGATCGCGACAGGTTCCGCCCCCTCGGCCATACACAGCTGCGCACGCGGCTGGCGGAGGAACTGGGCATACCCCTATCCAAGGACGACCAGTTGCTCGCCACGGTGGGCGCGCTGATCGAGCGCAAGGGACAGGCGCTGGTCATCAAGGCGCTGGGCGACTTGCCGGAGGCCCGCCTTCTGCTGGTCGGCAAAGGCGAGGACGAGGCGAGCCTGCGCGCCCTCGCCCGTTCGGAAGGCGTGACGGACCGCGTGCACTTCCTCGGCTCGCTCGACCACGATCTCTTGCCGCTGGTCCTGTCGGCGGCGGACGCGATGGTGCTGCCCTCTGCCAGCGAGGGCCTTGCCAACGCCTGGATCGAGGCGCTCGCCTGCGGCACGCCCATCGTCATCACCGATGCCGGCGGCGCACGCGAAGTGATCGATACGCCGGTTGCCGGCGTGATCGTCGCCCGCCGGACCGAGGCTGTGCGCGAAGGTATCCGGTTGGTATTGCAAAACAGGCGGCCACCCGAAGAGGTAGCCGCCTGCGTAAAGGAATACAGCTGGGAGGCGAACGGACGGGCGCTGGGCGCCCATTACGATCGCCTGTTCGAAGGTTAG
- the secF gene encoding protein translocase subunit SecF, which translates to MKLLKLVPDDTNIKFLKWRFPFFIVSILLIAGSWAMVFTKGLNYGVDFAGGLEVRATFTERAEAPVAELREDVENLGYQSPVVQRFGEDNQVSIRVRLPDEVAADNEAAQAAANEVVAELQGNYPDFRLDGNDNVSGKVSGEFREDAIFALVAAMLAVALYIWIRFEWQFGVGALFALFHDVSLALGMFALFQMEFSLQIIAAILAIIGYSLNDTIVVYDRIRENLKKYRKMPLPELLDLSVNETLARTVMTSLTLLLALLPLLFVGPASLFGLTAAITLGLFVGTYSSVYMAAPLLVWMGVTSDSFVPEETVADRQEKVARGEV; encoded by the coding sequence ATGAAACTTCTCAAGCTCGTCCCCGACGACACCAACATCAAGTTCCTCAAGTGGCGCTTTCCCTTCTTCATCGTCAGCATCCTGCTGATCGCCGGAAGCTGGGCGATGGTCTTCACCAAGGGGCTAAACTACGGCGTCGATTTCGCCGGCGGCCTCGAAGTGCGCGCGACTTTCACCGAACGTGCGGAAGCGCCGGTCGCGGAGCTGCGCGAGGATGTCGAGAACCTCGGCTACCAGAGCCCGGTGGTCCAGCGTTTCGGCGAGGACAACCAGGTTTCGATCCGTGTCCGCCTGCCCGACGAGGTGGCGGCCGATAACGAGGCCGCACAGGCAGCCGCGAACGAGGTCGTGGCCGAACTGCAGGGCAATTACCCCGACTTCCGCCTGGACGGGAACGACAACGTGTCGGGCAAGGTCTCGGGCGAATTCCGCGAGGACGCGATCTTCGCGCTGGTCGCCGCAATGCTGGCGGTTGCGCTCTACATCTGGATACGCTTCGAATGGCAATTCGGCGTGGGTGCGCTCTTCGCGCTGTTCCACGACGTGTCGCTGGCTCTGGGCATGTTCGCGCTGTTCCAGATGGAATTCAGCCTCCAGATCATCGCGGCAATCCTGGCCATCATCGGCTATTCGCTGAACGATACGATCGTCGTCTACGACCGCATCCGCGAGAATTTGAAGAAATATCGCAAGATGCCGCTCCCCGAACTGCTAGACCTGTCGGTCAACGAGACGCTGGCGCGTACCGTGATGACCTCGCTGACGCTGCTGCTGGCGCTGCTGCCGCTGCTGTTCGTCGGCCCGGCGAGCCTGTTCGGCCTCACCGCCGCGATCACGCTCGGCCTGTTCGTGGGTACCTACAGCTCGGTCTACATGGCAGCGCCGCTGCTGGTGTGGATGGGCGTGACCTCGGACAGCTTCGTTCCCGAAGAAACGGTGGCCGACCGGCAGGAAAAGGTCGCTCGCGGCGAAGTCTAA